The following proteins are encoded in a genomic region of Alnus glutinosa chromosome 8, dhAlnGlut1.1, whole genome shotgun sequence:
- the LOC133876159 gene encoding protein IQ-DOMAIN 18-like — protein sequence MTATANMKATDPVLEATDSEQRHVVVVAMTTFRGYLARKALRALKGLVKLQALVRGHNFRKQANMTFRCMGVYEQRKERLSNEGRIGSSIREQNSLWGSCFAEIKSMSRDESGIANDWIPSNDHPQTIEDIQAMLQRAKEAALNREKALAHAFSHQMWSTSRDPIASEEESHTIYIDFSKYFSLEEPCVTYRKAPIYPSKSKQVKRYYQKAKKGSVAQVDTSLIVEAVAAINVPIA from the exons ATGACTGCCACAGCTAATATGAAAGCAACCGATCCTGTTCTTGAGGCTACTGATTCTGAGCAAAGGCATGTCGTTGTAGTAGCCATG ACTACCTTCAGAGGCTATCTGGCAAGGAAAGCTCTTCGGGCACTTAAGGGGCTTGTAAAGCTGCAGGCCTTGGTAAGAGGCCATAACTTTCGAAAGCAAGCAAATATGACTTTTAGATGCATGGGGGTATATGAACAACGTAAGGAGAGGCTTTCAAACGAAGGAAGAATAGGTTCCTCCATTCGTGAACAAAATAGCTTATGGGGATCATGTTTTGCTGAGATCAAGTCCATGTCTAGAGATGAAAGTGGCATTGCCAATGATTGGATCCCTTCGAATGACCACCCACAAACAATAGAGGACATTCAAGCCATGTTACAGAGAGCAAAGGAGGCTGCCTTAAATAGGGAAAAGGCCCTGGCTCATGCCTTCTCTCACCAGATGTGGAGTACTAGTAGGGACCCAATTGCAAGTGAGGAAGAGTCGCACACTATCTATATAGATTTCTCCAAGTATTTTTCTCTGGAAGAGCCATGTGTGACATATCGCAAA gCTCCCATCTACCCGTCTAAATCCAAGCAAGTGAAGAGATATTACCAGAAAGCGAAGAAAGGCAGTGTAGCACAGGTGGACACTTCTCTAATTGTTGAGGCTGTGGCAGCGATCAATGTTCCGATAGCCTAG